From Endozoicomonas sp. 8E, the proteins below share one genomic window:
- a CDS encoding TonB-dependent receptor domain-containing protein, whose protein sequence is MSRTLRIAVALATAGLAGTLQASEEIIELEEVVVTASRTAQSVDEALAPVTVITREEIERSQATSVPELLSKTPGMQIEQSGGPGSKVGIFLRGTRTAQTLILIDGVKASSMDFGEAPIQHLDPDQIQRIEIVRGPKSSLYGANAVGGVIQIFTRKGTGNPKLTVKVGGGSRGTGDYGLNYGGEVDGTRFNLGARLFETQGYNRTFATSGLDADDDAYRDKSLSGSISKRYSSGLEAGLSFTHVEGKSEYDSSFNTENTYTLFNSTEFNGFVFVPVTEQWGTRLDIGYGIDKRDDKGSTTYPSYATTKRNTFSWQNDLNWTENQFLVTGIDYSDEHLTESSNEYGVEDQYNIGVFAQNTSTFSRSELQIGLRRDKHEVYGYNNTGNIAWGIDLPKGMKIIASYGTAYRAPTLGDYYTPAGPNLTLKPETAKNKELELSGLVGDSRWSVNIFQNDINDMLEYNSDAQKTENIEKARIRGIEFVLSTELFGWHTRSNMTFLDPEFRGDLYNGNVLYRRAKQLFVLDTNRVYGKWSVGGTFRAQGKTYNDQANTKEVAGFGTVDLRMAYQLTTELKTEAKVVNLMDKEYSSNLGYRDEPRGVFFTLTWTPEL, encoded by the coding sequence ATGTCCCGCACATTGCGTATTGCAGTCGCCCTGGCCACAGCAGGTCTGGCAGGCACGCTTCAGGCCAGTGAAGAAATCATCGAGCTGGAGGAAGTGGTCGTGACAGCCTCCAGAACTGCTCAGTCGGTGGATGAGGCTCTGGCTCCGGTTACCGTGATTACGCGGGAAGAAATTGAGCGTAGTCAGGCTACCAGTGTGCCGGAATTGCTCAGTAAAACACCGGGTATGCAAATCGAACAGTCAGGTGGGCCAGGAAGCAAGGTAGGCATTTTTTTGAGGGGAACCAGAACTGCACAAACGCTAATTTTGATTGACGGTGTGAAAGCTAGCTCAATGGATTTTGGTGAAGCACCAATACAGCACTTGGACCCAGATCAAATTCAGAGAATCGAAATTGTACGGGGCCCAAAGTCTAGTTTGTACGGTGCAAATGCAGTAGGTGGTGTTATACAAATTTTTACTCGAAAGGGCACCGGGAATCCAAAGTTAACTGTAAAGGTAGGGGGGGGGAGCCGAGGGACCGGTGATTATGGATTAAATTATGGCGGAGAAGTTGATGGTACTCGGTTTAACTTAGGTGCTCGCCTATTTGAAACACAGGGTTATAACAGGACGTTCGCCACATCTGGACTGGATGCTGATGATGATGCATATAGGGATAAATCACTTTCCGGCAGTATTTCGAAACGTTATTCCTCAGGGCTTGAGGCTGGCCTGAGCTTTACACATGTAGAAGGGAAGTCTGAATACGACAGTAGTTTTAATACTGAAAACACATATACACTTTTTAATTCGACAGAGTTTAATGGTTTTGTATTTGTTCCAGTAACTGAACAATGGGGAACTAGGTTGGATATTGGGTATGGTATCGATAAAAGAGATGACAAAGGTAGCACTACATATCCAAGCTATGCCACAACCAAACGAAATACTTTTAGTTGGCAGAATGATTTAAATTGGACCGAAAATCAGTTCTTAGTGACTGGTATTGACTACTCAGATGAGCATTTAACAGAGTCTAGTAATGAGTATGGTGTAGAAGATCAATACAATATTGGTGTTTTTGCTCAAAATACATCTACATTTTCTCGGAGTGAACTCCAGATCGGCCTCAGAAGAGATAAACATGAAGTTTATGGCTACAACAACACAGGGAATATAGCGTGGGGCATAGATTTACCAAAGGGTATGAAGATTATTGCATCCTATGGAACTGCTTACAGAGCACCAACTCTTGGGGATTACTATACTCCAGCGGGGCCTAATCTTACTCTAAAGCCTGAAACAGCCAAGAATAAAGAGTTAGAGCTAAGTGGCTTGGTAGGTGACAGTAGGTGGTCTGTAAATATATTTCAGAATGATATCAACGATATGTTGGAGTACAATTCTGACGCCCAGAAAACGGAGAATATAGAGAAGGCTCGCATTAGAGGTATCGAGTTTGTATTGTCAACAGAGCTCTTTGGTTGGCATACCAGAAGTAACATGACATTCCTTGATCCGGAATTTCGAGGGGACTTATATAATGGTAATGTTCTTTATAGAAGAGCTAAGCAACTATTTGTTCTTGATACTAATCGAGTATATGGAAAGTGGTCTGTTGGTGGTACTTTCAGAGCTCAAGGTAAAACATACAACGACCAAGCAAACACCAAAGAGGTTGCTGGGTTTGGAACAGTTGATTTGAGAATGGCTTACCAGTTGACAACAGAGCTTAAAA
- a CDS encoding cobalamin-binding protein, translating to MSDRLSAALRNIDLRDSMRHLHQTSREPSRSPLEKAVAKVLRFAERYLLSATWLAAVVISGHTTLLQAAQVCVKDDLKREVCVPKSVKKIISLSPGSTELIYAAGAGVRVVAVDDHSDYPPSVAKVPRLGGFPNVSVEAIATMKPDIVVAWAGGNSPKVTSRLESLGVRVFYIDPLSFPEIASVIRRLGKLFGTSAVADKEAKRFLTRYQSIKKKYQFRKPVTVFYEIWNKPLMSISRNQIIGQVIELCGGQNIYADSKIRVPEVSMESILGKNPEVIVSSSNLKDGKAIEERWSKWSDLQAVKQHHLFTVQGNLISRPTPRALDAAESLCQQLESVRKESLTKASKTPENTHKE from the coding sequence GTGTCCGACCGGCTGTCTGCCGCCCTGAGAAACATCGATCTCAGGGATTCCATGAGGCATCTGCATCAAACAAGTCGAGAACCAAGTCGTTCACCACTCGAGAAGGCTGTCGCAAAAGTGCTGCGCTTCGCTGAGAGGTATCTTCTGTCTGCTACCTGGCTGGCTGCTGTTGTAATTTCTGGTCATACGACATTGTTGCAGGCAGCACAGGTTTGCGTAAAAGACGACCTGAAAAGGGAAGTCTGTGTTCCCAAATCCGTCAAAAAAATAATCAGTCTTTCTCCCGGTTCAACCGAATTGATCTATGCTGCAGGGGCGGGTGTTCGTGTTGTTGCGGTTGACGATCACAGCGACTACCCACCCTCAGTCGCTAAAGTTCCCCGACTAGGTGGCTTTCCCAATGTTAGTGTTGAAGCCATTGCCACCATGAAACCAGACATAGTGGTGGCCTGGGCAGGGGGCAACAGCCCGAAAGTGACGTCGAGGCTTGAGTCACTGGGTGTCAGAGTTTTCTACATTGATCCGCTAAGCTTTCCTGAGATCGCATCGGTCATCAGGCGTCTGGGCAAACTGTTTGGTACCTCTGCGGTAGCGGATAAAGAAGCCAAAAGGTTTCTGACTCGTTATCAATCCATCAAGAAGAAATACCAGTTTAGAAAGCCTGTCACTGTCTTTTATGAGATCTGGAACAAACCGCTGATGAGTATCAGCAGGAACCAGATTATCGGGCAGGTGATAGAGCTTTGTGGTGGCCAGAATATTTATGCTGACTCAAAAATACGGGTACCTGAAGTCAGCATGGAATCCATTCTTGGCAAGAACCCCGAGGTTATTGTCAGCTCCAGCAATCTTAAAGACGGTAAAGCCATCGAAGAGCGCTGGTCGAAATGGAGCGATCTTCAGGCGGTGAAACAGCACCATCTGTTTACCGTTCAGGGCAATTTGATATCCAGACCAACACCCCGGGCGCTGGATGCCGCCGAATCCCTTTGCCAACAACTTGAGAGCGTCAGAAAAGAAAGTCTCACTAAGGCTTCAAAGACGCCAGAAAACACACACAAGGAATAA
- a CDS encoding cob(I)yrinic acid a,c-diamide adenosyltransferase produces MTEERKGYRLTKIYTRTGDKGTTRIGSGDVLSKADDRIEAIGSVDETNSWMGMLLNVLRQSDDLTESQLSRVSEIQHRLFDVGGELAMPGYQLIQEEHTTVMEALIDELNEDLPPLKNFTLPGGGTAACHCHMVRTVSRRAERAVIRLRESGVDVNAPLITFLNRLSDAMYVLSRHCARKNEGEVLWQASPKSKIEG; encoded by the coding sequence ATGACAGAAGAGCGCAAAGGCTATCGCCTGACCAAAATTTATACCCGTACCGGTGATAAGGGAACCACCCGGATTGGCAGTGGTGATGTACTGTCAAAAGCGGATGATCGGATTGAAGCCATTGGCTCCGTTGATGAGACAAACAGCTGGATGGGTATGTTGCTAAATGTGCTCAGGCAGTCCGATGACTTGACCGAGTCGCAGCTGAGTCGGGTCAGTGAGATTCAGCACAGGCTGTTTGATGTCGGCGGGGAGTTGGCTATGCCCGGATATCAACTGATTCAGGAAGAACATACGACAGTCATGGAAGCATTGATTGACGAATTGAATGAAGATTTACCACCATTGAAAAATTTTACACTGCCGGGTGGAGGGACTGCCGCCTGTCATTGTCATATGGTAAGAACGGTTTCCCGCAGGGCCGAACGTGCAGTGATCCGACTGCGTGAATCTGGTGTCGACGTTAATGCCCCTCTCATTACCTTTCTCAACAGGTTGTCCGATGCGATGTATGTGCTCTCAAGGCATTGTGCCAGAAAGAACGAAGGAGAGGTGCTCTGGCAGGCCTCTCCGAAGTCAAAAATCGAAGGGTAA
- a CDS encoding cobyric acid synthase: MNHSIPPGRRTLMVQGTTSDAGKSALVTGLCRAFSRRGIPVAPFKPQNMALNSAVTEDGGEIGRAQALQALAAGLEPHTDMNPVLLKPNSDIGAQVIVNGRSIGEMNAQTYHEFKPRLLKCVLESWRRLAEQYRLVLVEGAGSPAEINLRDRDIANMGFAQAADCPVIIVADIDKGGVFAHLYGTLALLSESEQKRVAGFVINRFRGDIKLLESGLEWLEKKTGKPVLGVLPYLHGLHLEAEDAIESQQISHDNDAVLKIAVPILTRTSNHTDFDPLRLRPDVQIHFVGKGEPIPPVDLIIIPGTKNTRTDLDYLRENEWDRDILRHLRYGGKLMGICGGYQMLGNIVHDPQGIEGEPGSTEGLGLLNLETTISPQKQLKQVAGCLSLPDMEKVAVTGYEIHAGITRGSALDNPLIQLKQGVDGVMSEDGQIFGTYLHGIFETTAACNAFLTWSGLRQLATVDYEALREEGINRMADAVEQNIDLKKLLAVYQ, encoded by the coding sequence ATGAATCACTCAATACCGCCCGGGCGACGCACTCTCATGGTTCAGGGAACCACCAGTGATGCGGGGAAAAGTGCGCTGGTTACCGGACTTTGTCGAGCTTTCAGCAGGCGGGGTATCCCAGTGGCTCCCTTCAAACCACAGAACATGGCTCTGAACAGTGCGGTGACCGAGGATGGCGGCGAAATTGGCAGAGCCCAGGCGTTGCAGGCATTAGCGGCGGGTCTTGAGCCCCATACGGATATGAATCCTGTTTTGTTGAAGCCTAACTCCGATATAGGTGCACAGGTGATCGTCAATGGACGTTCTATCGGGGAAATGAATGCCCAGACCTATCATGAATTCAAACCGAGGTTGCTGAAGTGCGTTCTGGAATCCTGGCGCAGGCTGGCAGAGCAATACCGTTTGGTGCTGGTTGAAGGGGCGGGAAGTCCGGCAGAAATCAATCTGCGTGACAGGGATATTGCCAACATGGGGTTTGCCCAGGCCGCCGACTGTCCGGTTATTATTGTTGCTGATATCGATAAAGGCGGGGTTTTTGCCCATCTTTACGGAACATTGGCACTATTGTCGGAATCAGAGCAAAAACGGGTAGCCGGTTTTGTGATCAATCGCTTCAGAGGTGATATCAAGCTACTGGAATCGGGACTGGAATGGCTCGAGAAAAAAACGGGTAAGCCGGTGCTGGGTGTGCTTCCTTATCTCCATGGCCTGCATCTGGAGGCTGAGGATGCGATTGAGTCACAACAGATCTCCCATGATAACGATGCAGTTTTAAAAATTGCAGTGCCTATACTGACCCGTACCAGTAATCACACTGATTTTGATCCCCTCAGGCTGAGACCTGATGTTCAGATTCACTTTGTTGGCAAAGGTGAACCCATTCCTCCGGTGGATCTGATTATTATTCCCGGTACCAAAAATACCCGGACTGATCTCGACTATCTAAGAGAGAATGAATGGGACCGGGATATTCTCAGGCATTTGCGATATGGCGGAAAACTGATGGGTATCTGCGGAGGCTATCAAATGCTCGGCAATATTGTACATGACCCTCAGGGTATCGAGGGAGAACCAGGCAGCACTGAAGGATTGGGGTTGCTGAACCTGGAAACCACAATATCCCCCCAAAAGCAGCTGAAACAGGTGGCAGGTTGCCTCTCTCTTCCCGATATGGAAAAGGTTGCAGTGACCGGTTATGAAATTCATGCGGGTATTACCCGGGGCTCGGCTCTTGATAACCCTCTCATTCAACTGAAACAGGGGGTGGACGGTGTCATGTCTGAAGATGGCCAGATATTTGGTACTTATTTGCATGGCATTTTTGAAACAACGGCAGCCTGTAATGCCTTTTTAACCTGGTCTGGTCTCAGGCAATTAGCGACAGTGGACTACGAAGCGCTCAGGGAAGAAGGTATTAATAGAATGGCGGATGCCGTTGAGCAGAATATTGATTTGAAAAAATTGTTAGCTGTTTATCAGTGA
- the waaA gene encoding lipid IV(A) 3-deoxy-D-manno-octulosonic acid transferase produces the protein MSRYLYSLLLYLLVPFVLIKLVVRTRKSPAYGHRWGERFGFIKTLPNDKPVIWIHSVSVGETIASAPMVKALMNQYPNYRFVVTTMTPTGSERVKKIYGERVSHVYCPYDLPDVQNRFLNRTHTKMALIMETELWPNTIAACKARNIPVVIINARLSEKSARGYAKLSSLTRNMMQNIHQVACQTENDGERFKQLGLPAERLAITGSVKFDMSVDDEINNSAALLKSTWESGLGRKTKILIAASTHDGEDKPVLDAFRKVHEKLSDTLLLLVPRHPERFDRVFELSESLGFNTIRHSQATETSIDTQVIIGDTMGELMKLYATSDIAFVGGSLIKNGGHNMLEPAALGIPVLSGPSVYNFTDISQQLEDAGGMKTIQNSEQLAAVVYDLLTDDAARKKMGGQAQRFVEGNRGALQKLLKQVSETIDHLG, from the coding sequence ATGAGTCGATACTTATATTCACTTTTATTGTACCTTTTGGTGCCCTTTGTCCTGATAAAGCTGGTTGTGCGCACTAGAAAATCTCCCGCTTATGGCCATCGCTGGGGTGAACGCTTTGGTTTTATCAAAACGTTGCCCAATGACAAACCCGTCATATGGATCCATTCCGTTTCTGTGGGTGAGACCATAGCCAGTGCGCCGATGGTTAAAGCCTTGATGAATCAATACCCCAATTACCGCTTTGTCGTCACCACTATGACGCCCACCGGCTCCGAGCGTGTTAAAAAAATATACGGTGAACGTGTTTCTCATGTTTATTGCCCCTACGATTTGCCAGACGTGCAAAACCGTTTTTTAAATCGGACTCACACCAAAATGGCTTTAATCATGGAAACAGAGCTATGGCCCAACACCATTGCCGCCTGTAAAGCCAGAAACATTCCTGTTGTTATCATCAATGCCCGGTTGTCAGAGAAGTCGGCCCGGGGTTATGCAAAATTGAGCTCACTGACTCGAAACATGATGCAGAACATTCATCAGGTGGCCTGTCAGACCGAGAATGACGGTGAAAGATTCAAACAACTGGGCTTGCCTGCTGAACGTCTGGCCATAACAGGCAGCGTCAAGTTTGATATGTCTGTGGATGATGAAATCAACAACAGTGCAGCTTTGCTTAAATCCACATGGGAATCGGGATTAGGCCGCAAGACAAAAATACTGATAGCTGCCAGTACCCACGACGGCGAGGACAAGCCGGTTCTGGATGCTTTTCGCAAAGTGCACGAGAAATTATCCGATACCCTGTTGTTGCTTGTTCCCCGACATCCCGAGCGCTTTGACCGTGTTTTTGAACTGTCAGAAAGTCTCGGATTCAACACCATAAGGCACAGTCAGGCTACAGAAACTTCTATAGATACCCAAGTGATCATTGGCGATACAATGGGTGAGCTGATGAAGCTGTACGCAACATCCGACATAGCCTTTGTCGGAGGTAGTCTGATTAAGAACGGAGGTCATAATATGCTGGAGCCCGCCGCCTTGGGGATACCTGTTTTATCCGGCCCCAGCGTTTATAACTTCACAGATATCAGCCAACAGCTAGAAGACGCTGGCGGTATGAAAACTATACAGAATTCAGAACAACTGGCAGCAGTCGTATACGATCTGCTGACAGACGATGCAGCCAGAAAAAAGATGGGCGGCCAGGCTCAAAGATTTGTGGAAGGTAATAGAGGTGCATTGCAAAAGCTTTTGAAACAGGTGTCAGAAACCATTGATCATCTTGGCTAA
- a CDS encoding TolC family outer membrane protein: protein MPKTYLKGFLLAALASSIMSAQAAETEYNLLEVYNLALKNDAQLAAARADMMATQEGSTQARALLLPNLSLSGGTQYNKTSLEAAVSDVKDDYNSHTWGATLSQPLFNMASWFGYDSAKFQSAQAEVTFSYEQQNLILRVAEAYFNVLRAEDSLITAIAEEKAVKQQLDQARERYNVGLIAETDVLEARARYDGARVVRIDGENSLSVSYEALRTIINKDVRDIGKLNKTMPVTAPTPAVSDEWVNNALKNNLQLEAARESLKAAESNIKAKKSGHAPTVDAFASYNYNSSDADSARVNIDSNGIRTGDGDQTVVGVKFNLPLFAGGATSSQVRQATYQMESVQQNYDKALREINSGTRNLFRTVNSDVARVEARCQGIVSSESALKATESGYEVGTRNITDVLDAQKTLFAAQRDYLNARYDFIVNTLKLKLTAGTLNPEDLTQLNNWIVSSEEMSIPAQCRAN, encoded by the coding sequence ATGCCAAAAACTTATCTTAAAGGCTTTTTACTGGCAGCCCTGGCCAGCTCAATTATGTCTGCCCAAGCGGCTGAGACTGAATACAATTTGCTGGAAGTATACAACCTGGCGTTGAAAAATGATGCCCAGCTGGCCGCTGCACGTGCCGATATGATGGCGACTCAGGAAGGTAGCACCCAGGCAAGAGCTCTATTGCTGCCCAATTTGTCTTTGTCGGGGGGAACTCAGTACAACAAAACATCTCTCGAGGCGGCAGTCAGTGACGTTAAAGACGACTATAACTCTCATACTTGGGGAGCCACATTAAGCCAGCCATTATTCAATATGGCCAGCTGGTTTGGTTATGATTCTGCCAAGTTTCAAAGCGCCCAGGCGGAAGTCACTTTTAGCTATGAGCAACAGAATCTTATTCTCAGGGTTGCAGAAGCCTACTTTAATGTGCTGAGAGCTGAAGACAGTCTGATCACCGCCATAGCCGAAGAAAAAGCGGTTAAGCAGCAGCTGGATCAGGCACGTGAACGTTATAATGTGGGCCTTATTGCGGAGACTGATGTTCTCGAAGCCAGGGCGCGTTATGACGGCGCTCGGGTGGTCCGGATTGATGGTGAAAACAGCCTCTCGGTGTCTTATGAAGCGCTGCGCACAATCATCAATAAAGATGTTCGGGACATTGGCAAACTCAATAAAACCATGCCCGTCACTGCTCCCACGCCTGCTGTCTCTGATGAATGGGTCAACAACGCGCTCAAGAATAACCTGCAGCTTGAGGCCGCACGTGAAAGCCTGAAAGCCGCAGAGAGCAATATCAAGGCCAAGAAATCAGGACATGCTCCGACTGTTGATGCTTTTGCCAGCTATAACTACAACTCCAGTGATGCAGACTCTGCCAGAGTAAATATTGACTCCAACGGGATAAGGACCGGTGATGGTGACCAGACAGTAGTAGGCGTTAAATTTAACCTGCCTCTGTTTGCCGGTGGTGCAACCAGCTCCCAGGTTCGTCAGGCGACTTACCAGATGGAATCGGTTCAGCAGAATTACGACAAGGCGTTACGTGAGATTAACTCCGGTACCCGTAACCTGTTTCGCACCGTCAATTCTGATGTCGCTCGTGTAGAAGCTCGTTGTCAGGGTATTGTCTCTTCTGAAAGTGCATTGAAAGCCACTGAGAGCGGCTATGAAGTCGGTACCCGTAACATTACCGATGTTCTGGATGCCCAGAAGACACTGTTTGCTGCCCAGCGTGATTACCTGAACGCCCGCTACGACTTTATCGTGAACACATTGAAGCTGAAGCTGACAGCAGGCACTCTGAATCCGGAAGACCTTACCCAGCTGAATAATTGGATAGTGTCTTCAGAGGAGATGTCCATTCCCGCCCAGTGTCGTGCAAACTGA
- a CDS encoding cupin domain-containing protein has product MNFQESVVIQTENQEWQPSPAIKVFRKPLAREDKESGHATSIVQYVAGASFPEHPHPGGEEILVLSGTFSDETGDFGPGSYLRNPPGSQHAPFSKGGCVIFVKLCQFDPSDRQTVRANMFEALGRNDSTGVAEVILHQFKYEKASTLRIPVGKTLSLLDRSGGVEILIISGKLSTASGDWPAGTWIRAPHFNYDFEPATEDTIVMVKSGHLPL; this is encoded by the coding sequence ATGAACTTTCAGGAATCCGTTGTTATTCAAACCGAAAATCAGGAGTGGCAACCAAGCCCCGCCATTAAAGTGTTCCGTAAGCCTCTGGCCCGGGAAGATAAAGAGTCAGGACATGCCACCAGCATCGTTCAGTATGTTGCCGGTGCCAGTTTTCCTGAGCACCCTCACCCGGGTGGTGAGGAAATTCTGGTACTTTCAGGGACTTTTTCGGACGAGACGGGAGATTTTGGTCCCGGCAGTTATCTACGAAACCCACCAGGTAGCCAGCATGCGCCTTTCAGTAAAGGAGGCTGCGTGATATTCGTGAAGCTTTGTCAGTTTGATCCGTCAGACAGGCAAACTGTTCGAGCCAATATGTTCGAAGCCTTGGGCCGGAATGATTCAACCGGTGTTGCTGAGGTGATTCTACATCAATTCAAATATGAGAAAGCTTCTACGCTCAGAATTCCTGTAGGTAAAACCTTATCTCTGCTAGACAGGTCTGGAGGAGTAGAAATACTGATTATTTCTGGTAAGCTTTCGACAGCTTCAGGAGACTGGCCTGCTGGCACGTGGATAAGAGCCCCACATTTTAATTACGATTTTGAGCCGGCAACGGAAGACACTATCGTTATGGTCAAGTCTGGCCACCTTCCTCTTTAG
- a CDS encoding DUF1249 domain-containing protein — protein sequence METRTEKARYKADLIKQQNLCERNFHKLMLLLPDLEEKDNVVLSFYFAGKEGQALFQVLERAPFTTVLQVDLDAAWSEWLKLPEFRIRIYLDVRMAEIISVNKERHFKAIYPYPNEKMLMPDEKEQLNQLFSEWLNFCLTHGLSQI from the coding sequence ATGGAAACCAGGACAGAAAAGGCTCGCTATAAAGCCGACCTCATCAAGCAGCAAAACTTGTGTGAAAGAAATTTCCATAAACTCATGCTTCTGCTGCCCGATCTTGAGGAAAAAGATAACGTTGTTCTTTCATTTTATTTCGCTGGCAAGGAAGGGCAGGCGTTGTTTCAGGTGCTAGAGCGGGCTCCTTTTACGACCGTTCTGCAAGTCGACCTGGATGCAGCCTGGAGTGAGTGGCTGAAGCTGCCCGAGTTCCGAATCCGGATTTATCTGGATGTCAGAATGGCCGAGATCATCAGCGTTAATAAAGAAAGACACTTCAAGGCTATCTACCCTTATCCCAATGAAAAGATGCTCATGCCTGACGAAAAGGAACAGTTGAATCAGCTTTTTTCCGAATGGCTGAACTTCTGTCTCACTCATGGTTTAAGTCAAATTTGA
- the cpdA gene encoding 3',5'-cyclic-AMP phosphodiesterase encodes MTGIRIIQLTDTHLFGSPERRLMGVDTNQSFLDVWEKIQSSSFNPDVFLVTGDLSQDESLESYQSLKTVLDTSDKPYLWTCGNHDDAQLMQRVSPEAMSPYLDSGPWQIIMLNSQIPGQVPGFLSDKELQLLEKHLYETPDKHTLVAFHHPAYTIESQWLDTISLKNAEQFMSLIQSYSNVRLVINGHIHQERDQIIQNTRFLSTPSTCVQFKPECDNFMLDDRWPGYRELELMPDGTLHTRVVRLEGYSLKPDLNANGY; translated from the coding sequence ATGACCGGAATACGCATCATTCAGTTAACAGATACCCATCTGTTCGGCTCTCCTGAACGCAGATTGATGGGAGTAGACACCAATCAGAGTTTCCTGGACGTCTGGGAGAAGATTCAATCCTCATCCTTTAACCCGGACGTTTTCCTTGTCACCGGAGACCTTTCCCAGGACGAGAGTCTGGAGTCCTACCAGTCGCTGAAAACGGTTCTGGATACCAGTGATAAACCTTATCTCTGGACTTGTGGAAATCATGATGATGCTCAACTGATGCAGCGGGTCAGCCCGGAAGCCATGAGCCCTTATCTGGATTCAGGCCCCTGGCAGATCATTATGCTTAATTCCCAGATTCCGGGGCAGGTTCCGGGCTTTTTATCGGACAAAGAGCTCCAGCTTCTGGAAAAACACCTCTATGAGACCCCGGATAAACACACACTGGTGGCTTTTCACCATCCGGCATACACCATTGAGAGTCAGTGGCTGGACACTATCAGCCTGAAGAATGCTGAACAGTTTATGAGCCTGATACAGTCATACTCCAATGTCCGGTTGGTTATCAATGGTCATATCCATCAGGAACGGGATCAGATCATCCAGAATACCCGGTTTCTTTCTACCCCTTCTACCTGTGTCCAGTTCAAGCCTGAATGCGATAATTTCATGCTGGATGACCGCTGGCCGGGCTATCGAGAGCTTGAGCTAATGCCCGATGGCACCTTGCACACCCGGGTGGTCCGACTGGAAGGCTACTCTCTGAAACCGGATCTGAATGCTAACGGCTATTGA
- a CDS encoding PA3496 family putative envelope integrity protein translates to MSRVRSMQFDDQDKIFWDSGQEFRKRQTAKERCKQRKKKSIRQGIEDYWDKKSLRQNLADPFDDVDDDDDYSQWDDIEGEQPRH, encoded by the coding sequence ATGTCCAGGGTTAGGTCAATGCAGTTCGATGACCAGGATAAGATCTTTTGGGATTCGGGTCAGGAATTCAGAAAGAGACAAACCGCCAAGGAACGCTGCAAGCAGAGAAAGAAAAAATCCATTCGACAAGGCATTGAGGATTATTGGGATAAAAAGTCCCTCCGTCAAAACCTCGCCGATCCCTTCGACGATGTAGATGACGATGATGATTACAGTCAATGGGATGACATCGAAGGTGAACAACCCAGGCATTGA
- a CDS encoding alpha/beta fold hydrolase, with the protein MKLYARQQGEGEPLISVHGLFGSQENLGAINRQLAEKFMVHGLDVRNHGRSPHDDAMDYPVMAADVVEYLDDQQIEKAHLLGHSMGGKVVMEVALTHPDRVNKLAVMDIAPVQYGVRRHDDVFAGLSAVDLETVQKRADADHALRQHIVELAIRTFLLKNLYRNDEGSYCWRMNLEAIHHNYLNISAGNSGKESFEGDVLFLRGGNSNYILAEHREEVLKRFPKAAMREIADTGHWLHAEKPELVARTLMRFLES; encoded by the coding sequence ATGAAATTGTATGCCAGACAACAGGGAGAAGGTGAACCCCTGATCAGTGTACACGGATTATTTGGATCACAGGAAAATCTGGGGGCTATCAATCGCCAGCTTGCAGAAAAATTCATGGTTCACGGCCTGGATGTTCGCAACCATGGTCGTTCTCCCCATGATGACGCAATGGATTATCCTGTTATGGCTGCCGATGTTGTTGAGTATCTGGATGATCAGCAGATTGAGAAAGCACACCTGCTAGGACACTCTATGGGTGGTAAAGTCGTTATGGAAGTGGCTTTGACTCATCCTGACCGGGTGAACAAACTGGCTGTTATGGATATAGCTCCTGTGCAGTATGGGGTGCGACGGCACGACGATGTTTTCGCGGGTCTGTCTGCTGTTGATCTTGAGACTGTTCAGAAGCGGGCCGATGCTGATCATGCGCTGCGCCAGCATATAGTGGAGTTGGCCATTCGAACATTTCTTCTGAAGAACCTTTATCGCAATGACGAGGGAAGTTACTGCTGGAGAATGAATCTGGAAGCGATTCATCATAACTATCTGAATATTTCTGCGGGTAATTCCGGAAAGGAGTCTTTTGAAGGTGATGTATTGTTCCTGAGGGGCGGTAATTCGAATTACATTCTTGCAGAACACCGGGAAGAAGTACTTAAACGATTTCCTAAAGCGGCTATGAGAGAAATTGCCGATACAGGACATTGGCTTCATGCCGAAAAGCCAGAATTGGTTGCCCGTACTTTGATGCGCTTTCTTGAATCTTGA